In one Helicoverpa zea isolate HzStark_Cry1AcR chromosome 5, ilHelZeax1.1, whole genome shotgun sequence genomic region, the following are encoded:
- the LOC124630754 gene encoding cytochrome P450 4d8-like: MLVEILVCFSIILLLYQRWVKRDIYRLGAQLNSGVRTFPFIGHSYLFFGDNHARMNGFQTLGRDAISKENGLTSMWHGNHLFTMIADAEAAEFVLKTCLEKDDIMKLSTLFVGNGSIFAPVSIWRPRRKVLVPCFGTRNLKTFMSIFVKQSAILVNRIGKMAGTGPLSAWKYYTAYTMDAIAESTLGYQMGAQNDTRHPFLKAVEDGLARNAERVCQPWLHSDLVYTNLPIYPKLVAYKDFMWDFLIKAKREEIKENDEMQKANEGSSERASSTFMESLIRLSGGDGGYTDVEIIEELMVIMVAGNDTSAVGSSFVSLILSRHPDVQEKVYEELQEVFGESDRPATFEDLPRLKYLDAVIRETLRLYPPVPVITRKIVEEVTLPSGIKIVPGSGIIVNIWALHRNPRYWGCDAEQFRPERFLDAPPTHPAAFMPFSHGPRNCVGYQYAMTSMKTVVSSLLRRYKLLPATAPNEKGTHTPIRLKFDLMMKDDDDFQIQIEARS, from the exons ATGTTAGTAGAGATTTTAGTGTGTTTTTccattattttgttgttgtacCAAAGATGGGTGAAAAGAGATATTTACAGGTTAGGTGCACAGTTAAATTCTGGTGTGAGGACTTTTCCGTTTATTGGACatagttatttgttttttggTGATAATCATG cacGAATGAATGGTTTCCAAACTCTTGGCCGCGATGCAATAAGCAAAGAGAACGGTCTGACTTCCATGTGGCATGgcaatcatttatttacaa TGATAGCAGATGCTGAGGCTGCTGAATTCGTTTTGAAGACATGCCTCGAAAAAGATGACATTATGAAACTGTCAACACTATTTGTAGGCAACGGCTCTATATTCGCTCCAG TATCAATATGGCGTCCTCGTCGCAAAGTCCTGGTCCCTTGCTTCGGCACGCGCAACCTGAAGACTTTCATGTCAATATTCGTGAAGCAGAGTGCTATACTCGTGAACAGGATAGGCAAGATGGCCGGCACCGGACCTCTATCAGCGTGGAAATATTATACGGCTTATACTATGGATGCTATTGCTG AATCAACCCTCGGCTATCAAATGGGTGCCCAGAACGATACCCGTCACCCATTCCTAAAAGCAGTAGAAGATGGTCTCGCCAGAAACGCAGAGAGGGTTTGTCAACCTTGGCTGCATAGTGACCTGGTTTATACCAACCTACCCATCTATCCTAAGTTAGTGGCTTACAAAGACTTTATGTGGGATTTT cTAATAAAAGCCAAGCGGGAGGAAATAAAGGAAAATGATGAAATGCAAAAGGCTAATGAAG GATCTTCAGAACGCGCTTCATCCACATTTATGGAGTCTCTAATAAGACTATCTGGTGGTGACGGCGGTTACACGGATGTGGAAATAATTGAAGAGCTGATGGTTATCATGGTGGCTGGTAATGATACCTCGGCGGTGGGGTCCTCATTCGTGTCACTGATTCTTTCGAGGCATCCCGATGTACAGGAGAAGGTTTATGAGGA ATTACAAGAAGTATTCGGTGAGTCAGACAGACCAGCTACTTTTGAAGATCTGCCTCGTCTCAAGTACTTAGATGCAGTGATTCGAGAAACACTACGATTGTACCCACCTGTACCAGTGATCACCAGGAAGATTGTAGAAGAAGTTACATTAC CATCAGGTATAAAAATCGTGCCCGGTTCTGGCATCATCGTCAACATCTGGGCGCTTCACCGCAACCCTCGGTACTGGGGCTGTGACGCGGAGCAGTTCCGTCCTGAGCGCTTTCTCGACGCACCGCCCACACACCCTGCCGCCTTCATGCCCTTCAGCCATGGACCTAGGAACTGTGTTG GTTACCAGTACGCGATGACATCAATGAAGACCGTAGTATCTTCATTACTGCGCCGGTACAAACTCCTGCCAGCCACAGCCCCCAACGAGAAGGGGACACATACACCCATACGTCTGAAGTTCGATCTCATGATGAAGGACGATGACGACTTCCAAATACAAATAGAAGCCAGatcttaa
- the LOC124630451 gene encoding cytochrome P450 4C1-like: protein METFKRIGYEAIEKGGLISHWQANKLYVLVADPEPAEVLLKTCLEKDDVMKYFRRLLGNGSVFAPVPIWRPRRKMLAPTFSPKNLNSFVKVFSNQSSTMVKQLSSVAGRGAFSIWKYLTTYSMDSVCETTLGIKMNSQLQPDQPFLHAFETCCRIDAKRICQPWLYNETVYRFFCANASQMYADGKELIMNFMNKIIASKAEELTKEKIDQETGTPKTESFKTFLELLMESPVEHNNVTLREETLVIVLAGTDTSAVGSAFTTLMMAKYPDVQDKVYEELQGVFGDSDRQVTPEDLPSLKYLEAVIKETLRMYPPVPFIVRQVQKDVTLPSGITILEGCGLFISIWSIHRNPRYWGCDAEQFRPERFLDAPPTHPAAFMPFSHGPRSCLGYQYAMMSMKTALATMLRRYRVLPSETNNYVNQDKFNFDGTKRDNFNFDETKSDKFSSDGLKGDLRVKFDIMIRDVNDFVVQLELR, encoded by the exons ATGGAAACGTTCAAAAGAATTGGATACGAGGCAATAGAGAAAGGTGGACTTATATCCCACTGGCAAGCAAATAAGCTTTATgtct TGGTAGCCGACCCCGAGCCTGCGGAGGTTCTACTCAAGACTTGCCTAGAGAAGGATGACGTTATGAAGTACTTTAGAAGACTCCTTGGAAATGGCAGCGTGTTTGCACCAG TCCCAATATGGCGTCCCCGTCGCAAGATGCTAGCTCCGACCTTCAGCCCTAAGAACCTGAACTCGTTCGTGAAGGTGTTCTCCAACCAGAGCAGCACCATGGTGAAACAGCTCAGCTCCGTCGCTGGCAGAGGCGCTTTCTCCATCTGGAAGTACCTCACTACGTACTCCATGGATTCTGTTTGTG AAACGACACTGGGCATAAAAATGAACTCCCAGCTGCAGCCCGACCAGCCATTTCTACATGCCTTCGAGACCTGCTGCCGTATAGATGCCAAACGCATTTGTCAGCCCTGGCTGTATAATGAGACGGTCTACCGCTTCTTCTGCGCAAATGCCTCTCAAATGTATGCAGATGGCAAGGAACTGATAATGAACTTTATGAACAAG atcATTGCATCAAAAGCAGAAGAACTGacaaaagaaaagatagatCAAGAAACTGGCACAC CAAAGACAGAAAGCTTTAAGACGTTCCTAGAACTGCTGATGGAATCGCCAGTGGAGCATAACAACGTGACCCTAAGAGAAGAGACCCTGGTTATCGTACTAGCTGGCACTGATACTTCAGCAGTGGGATCCGCTTTCACTACTCTCATGATGGCCAAATACCCTGATGTGCAGGACAAAGTTTATGAAGA attACAAGGTGTGTTTGGCGATTCAGACAGACAAGTGACTCCTGAAGATCTGCCCAGCCTCAAGTACTTGGAAGCCGTTATAAAAGAAACGTTGCGAATGTATCCTCCCGTACCTTTCATAGTACGGCAAGTCCAGAAAGATGTAACTCTAC CTTCAGGTATAACAATATTAGAAGGCTGTGGCCTCTTCATCAGCATCTGGTCTATCCACCGCAATCCTCGGTACTGGGGTTGTGACGCGGAGCAGTTTCGTCCTGAGCGCTTCCTCGACGCGCCGCCCACACACCCTGCCGCCTTTATGCCCTTCAGCCATGGACCTAGGAGCTGTTTAG GCTACCAATACGCGATGATGTCGATGAAAACTGCGCTTGCGACTATGTTGCGTCGATACCGCGTACTACCTAGTGAGACGAATAACTATGTAAACCAGGATAAGTTTAACTTTGATGGAACCAAGAGGGATAACTTTAACTTCGATGAAACCAAGAGCGATAAGTTTAGCTCAGATGGGCTCAAGGGAGATCTTAGAGTGAAGTTTGATATCATGATAAGAGACGTCAATGATTTTGTTGTGCAACTTGAATTGAGATAA
- the LOC124630755 gene encoding cytochrome P450 4d2-like gives MLGQILVLVLIIWVLVLRWQRRKMIDLSHKLGSTNHRTLPFVGHAYMFLGSDEHRMSQFQNLGREAYDKDDGVVTIWQGHRLYLVISDAVVAEFVLKTCLEKDDALKCLHLMTGNGSIFAPVNIWRPRRKILAPTFSPKNLAQFAQIFSRQSSIMVEQLQAAAGKGAFSIWQYLTTYTMDSVCESTLGVLVNSQKQTEQPFLKAFDECTQLDSSRLVQPWLHNEAVYKLTPAYKRHVRCRNYVVKFVEEVIQAKRQSLKKEKEAMTESDKYTKQDGLKTFLELLIDMSGGDRGYTDLELREETVVLVLAGTDTSAVGTAFTSMMLSKYPDVQDKVYEEIQEVFGDSKRPVVAEDLPCLKYLDAVIRETLRLYPPVPIIARKVDKEVSLPSGVTLVKECGLVVNIWSIHRNPRYWGSDAEQFRPERFLDAPPTHPAAFMPFSHGPRACIGYQYAMMSMKTAMAALLRQYKIMPASDDVDLKPLRVKFDVMMRDVDNFTLQLQERV, from the exons ATGTTAGGACAAATACTTGTACTAGTTTTAATAATATGGGTGTTAGTGTTGCGATGGCAAAGGCGGAAGATGATAGATCTCTCCCATAAACTTGGATCTACTAACCATAGGACGCTGCCTTTTGTTGGACACGCTTACATGTTTTTGGGAAGTGATGAAC ATCGCATGTCACAATTCCAAAATTTGGGTCGCGAAGCTTATGATAAAGACGATGGTGTGGTTACTATATGGCAAGGGCATCGACTTTATCTTG tGATTTCTGACGCAGTAGTAGCAGagtttgttttgaaaacttgcTTGGAGAAGGATGACGCACTGAAATGTTTGCACCTTATGACTGGTAACGGCAGTATATTCGCACCTG TGAACATCTGGCGTCCTCGTCGCAAAATCCTGGCTCCTACCTTCAGCCCGAAGAATCTGGCACAGTTCGCCCAGATCTTCTCTCGTCAGAGCTCCATCATGGTGGAACAGCTGCAGGCCGCTGCTGGGAAAGGCGCCTTCTCCATATGGCAGTACCTTACTACATATACTATGGATTCTGTTTGTG AGTCAACCCTAGGAGTCCTAGTGAACTCTCAAAAGCAGACAGAACAGCCGTTCCTGAAGGCGTTTGACGAGTGCACCCAGCTGGACTCCTCGCGCCTAGTCCAGCCCTGGCTGCACAACGAGGCGGTGTATAAGCTGACCCCGGCCTACAAGCGGCACGTCAGGTGCAGGAACTATGTCGTCAAGTTTGTTGAAGAG GTGATACAAGCTAAAAGGCAATCTTTGAAAAAAGAGAAGGAGGCTATGACTGAATCTGATAAAT ATACTAAGCAAGATGGACTGAAAACCTTCTTGGAGCTACTCATAGATATGTCGGGAGGAGATCGTGGCTACACAGATCTAGAGCTACGGGAAGAGACTGTTGTTCTGGTCTTAGCTGGCACTGACACTTCCGCAGTGGGCACCGCTTTTACATCCATGATGCTGTCGAAGTACCCTGATGTGCAAGATAAAGTTTATGAAGA AATTCAGGAAGTATTCGGTGACTCGAAGAGACCCGTGGTGGCTGAAGACTTGCCTTGTCTCAAGTACCTGGATGCTGTCATACGAGAGACTCTAAGACTATACCCACCCGTGCCAATCATTGCTCGGAAAGTTGATAAGGAAGTCAGTTTGC CATCAGGAGTGACCCTAGTCAAGGAGTGTGGCTTAGTGGTCAACATCTGGTCTATCCACCGCAACCCTCGGTACTGGGGCTCGGACGCGGAGCAGTTTCGCCCTGAGCGCTTTTTAGACGCGCCTCCCACACACCCTGCCGCCTTCATGCCCTTCAGCCATGGACCTAGAGCTTGCATTG GTTACCAATACGCCATGATGTCAATGAAGACGGCGATGGCAGCACTGCTCCGTCAGTACAAGATAATGCCTGCATCAGATGATGTGGACCTCAAACCCTTGAGGGTCAAGTTTGATGTCATGATGAGAGATGTCGATAACTTCACATTGCAGCTTCAAGAGAGAGTATGA
- the LOC124630678 gene encoding cytochrome P450 4C1-like, with amino-acid sequence MKALQMFARESTKRGGVVGAWHAFKLYIMITDPLAAECVLKTSLGKDDLLKVTHIVLGNGSLFASVPIWRPRRKILAPTFSTRNLNRFVEIFSENSNVMTKQMQAVVEKGNFSMWPFLNNYAMDSVCQSTMGVKVDAQMNPNNQIVSAIETLLLVGAHRMTHPWLHTDFVFKKLPYYTTVIKCKNIFCGFVDEIIQSTRKSKQVEGLKTDTAKGEALRTLIDLIIESSKKESEQGYSDLELREESFVVLVAGTDTSAVGAAFTCVMLSRYPEVQEKVYQELQEVFGDSDRPVEAADLPRLKYLEAVIKETMRLYPPVPIILRKIESDVTLPSGVTLVDGCGVVINIWGIHHNPQYWGDDVEEFRPERFLQPLECPAAFMPFSHGPRNCLGYLYATMSMKTVVATVVRKYKILPTKGINSTDLKKPLRVKYNLMMRDVDKYTIQIESREKIQ; translated from the exons ATGAAGGCTCTGCAGATGTTTGCAAGGGAGTCAACAAAAAGGGGAGGAGTTGTTGGCGCCTGGCATGCATTCAAACTTTATATTA TGATCACAGACCCACTAGCAGCTGAGTGCGTCCTGAAGACATCATTAGGGAAAGATGACTTACTTAAAGTCACTCACATTGTACTGGGCAACGGAAGTTTATTTGCGTCTG TTCCAATATGGCGTCCGCGTCGCAAGATCCTGGCTCCAACATTCAGCACGAGGAACTTGAACAGATTCGTGGAGATATTCTCAGAGAACAGCAATGTGATGACGAAGCAGATGCAAGCTGTGGTGGAGAAGGGCAACTTCTCTATGTGGCCGTTCTTGAATAATTATGCTATGGATTCTGTTTGTC AATCAACGATGGGAGTGAAAGTAGACGCGCAAATGAACCCGAACAACCAGATAGTGAGTGCTATAGAGACGCTACTGCTGGTCGGTGCCCACAGGATGACTCACCCCTGGCTGCACACAGACTTCGTGTTCAAGAAGCTTCCGTATTACACCACAGTTATCAAATGCAAGAATATCTTCTGCGGGTTTGTTGATGAG ATAATACAATCAACAAGAAAGTCAAAGCAAGTTGAAGGACTAAAGACAGATACAG CAAAAGGCGAAGCACTAAGAACACTAATAGACCTGATTATTGAGTCTTCGAAGAAGGAAAGTGAGCAAGGGTACTCAGACTTGGAGCTTCGAGAGGAGTCATTTGTGGTGCTGGTAGCGGGTACTGACACTTCGGCTGTGGGAGCTGCCTTCACGTGTGTGATGCTGTCCAGGTATCCTGAGGTACAGGAGAAGGTTTACCAGGA ATTGCAGGAGGTGTTCGGAGATTCCGACAGGCCAGTTGAGGCAGCTGACTTGCCTCGTCTGAAGTACCTGGAGGCTGTCATCAAAGAGACGATGAGGTTATATCCTCCAGTGCCCATCATATTGAGGAAGATCGAGAGCGACGTTACTTTAC CTTCGGGAGTGACCTTAGTGGACGGGTGCGGCGTGGTCATCAATATTTGGGGAATCCATCACAACCCTCAGTACTGGGGTGATGATGTTGAGGAATTTCGACCAGAGAGGTTCCTGCAGCCTCTCGAATGTCCAGCTGCCTTCATGCCCTTCAGCCATGGACCTAGGAACTGTCTAG GTTACCTTTACGCGACGATGTCAATGAAAACCGTGGTAGCAACCGTTGtgagaaaatacaaaatattgccAACAAAAGGCATCAATTCTACTGACCTCAAAAAACCTTTGAGAGTTAAATATAATCTCATGATGAGAGATGTTGATAAGTATACTATACAGATTGAATCTAGAGAGAAAATCCAATAG